A section of the Pleuronectes platessa chromosome 7, fPlePla1.1, whole genome shotgun sequence genome encodes:
- the rassf10a gene encoding LOW QUALITY PROTEIN: ras association domain-containing protein 10 (The sequence of the model RefSeq protein was modified relative to this genomic sequence to represent the inferred CDS: inserted 1 base in 1 codon; deleted 5 bases in 4 codons) has protein sequence MEPEEGKVSVWVCREEKLVSGLTKRTTCADVVKVLLEDQNLQQGTSAAMLSGSPQSYCVVEKWRGFERDLPTRTKVLRLWSAWGDEQENVRFVLVKTDASLPNNGPRSAEARVVQSRDSGGPGAGLKGTAKSCWTAAAAAANLSQDKQRRIVRKAFQEAGQDEQRRRSRPCARTRXSVEKMETLVHMVISQDHTIRQQVQRIKELDREIERYETEVHFDRIQRHGVNYVQDTYMVDAAADPAAAGSECQDARCTAEALAQFEEYARRCEEVVRLQEELTEREALVECITGEIQEELNRRWMTRRREERGAEAAQDTEDTSLAASAAPESDAESQSEDEVLLEEERIKTQLDTSLYIGLRLKTDLDSLRGDLDLSLALWETKESELLELLARVEGMDMEQVEGSVGGGAEEQPGAGGADTEAAPSEKGSGWVEQARGLSKACSTNDDDSDTGLSSMHSQDSDNPPVCESLV, from the exons ATGGAGCCGGAGGAGGGGAAGGTCTCCGTGTGGGTATGCCgg gaggagaagctggtctCCGGCCTGACGAAGCGAACCACCTGCGCCGACGTGGTGAAGGTTCTGCTggaggaccagaacctgcagcaGGGCACCTCGGCCGCGATGCTGTCCGGGTCCCCGCAGTCCTACTGCGTGGTGGAGAAGTGGCGGGGCTTCGAGAGGGACCTT CCAACAAGGACCAAGGTCCTGCGGCTGTGGAGCGCCTGGGGAGACGAGCAG GAGAACGTCCGCTTCGTCCTGGTGAAGACCGACGCGTCGCTGCCCAACAACGGGCCCCGCAGCGCCGAGGCCCGGGTGGTCCAGAGCCGGGACAGCGGGGGTCCGGGCGCGGGGCTGAAGGGAACCGCCAAGAGCTGCTGGACCGCCGCGGCCGCCGCAGCCAACCTGTCCCAGGACAAGCAGCGGCGCATCGTGCGCAAGGCGTTTCAGGAAGCTGGACAAGATGAACAAAGAAGAAGGAGCAGACCGTGTGCAAGGACCA ACTCcgtggagaagatggagaccCTGGTGCACATGGTGATCTCCCAGGACCACACCATCCGGCAGCAGGTCCAGCGGATCAAGGAGCTGGACCGGGAGATCGAGCGCTACGAGACCGAAGTGCACTTCGACCGCATCCAGAGACACGGGGTGAACTATGTGCAGGACACATACATGGTGGACGCGGCGGCGGACCCCGCGGCCGCCGGGTCGGAGTGCCAGGACGCGCGCTGCACCGCGGAGGCGCTGGCGCAGTTCGAGGAGTACGCGCGCCGCTGCGAG GAGGTGGtgcggctgcaggaggagctgacggagcGGGAGGCGCTGGTGGAGTGCATCACCGGGGAGATCCAGGAGGAGCTGAACCGCCGCTGGATGACGCGGCggcgggaggagagaggagccgaGGCCGCGCAGGACACGGAGGACACGAGCCTCGCCGCCTCCGCCGCTCCGGAGTCAGATGCTGAGAGTCAGTCCGAGGACgaggtgctgctggaggaggagaggatcaaAACGCAGCTGGACACGAGTCTGTACATCGGCCTGAGGCTGAAGACAGACCTGGACTCCCTCCGGGGGGACTTGGACCTGAGtctggcactctgggagaccaAGGAGAgcgagctgctggagctgctggcccGGGTGGAGGGCATGGACATGGAGCAGGTGGAGGGCTCGGTGGGTGGGGGTGCTGAGGAGCAGCCGGGGGCAGGGGGCGCTGACACTGAAGCTGCCCCCTCGGAGAAGGGCAGCGGCTGGGTGGAGCAGGCCCGAGGTCTGTCCAAGGCCTGCAGCACCAACGACGACGACTCGGACACGGGCCTGAGCTCCATGCACAGCCAGGACTCCGACAACCCGCCGGTGTGCGAGTCGCTGGTGTAA